One Conger conger chromosome 7, fConCon1.1, whole genome shotgun sequence genomic window, AACACAAATAGATTAAAACCATAAACTACAAAGCTATTATTAATACATGTATAATGTTATATATGCAGCATCAATCTGGAGTAAAAGGAAAGTCTCTGATAACAGATGAACACTTAAAAGGTGCAAGTCATGCAGCGGTTCCAAAACACATCAGTTCAACAAACTCTGTTAGGTGATGTCATCTCGCAGTAATTTACTTCAAAGCGATTATATATAATTGCCACACTTTTCACAAATGCAGCTTTGGATAATAAATAAAGTCACAAGAAAGAGGCTTAGTTTCATTCCCTTTATGTCTGTACTAGAATAGGAATGTACGATATAATGTATGTTAGGACAGGGATTTTAGAAGTCAGAGTGTGGTTAGAACATGACAGCAATGTTTTGGTGATCACAACATTGTTAGAAAGGTGACTGGAAATGGGGCAAGACTAGCTTGCTGTTATTATATTGTTATAACCCAATGAGAAGATGGCAAATGATTTAACAATGTTATTAGAATGACGTCAGAATCAATACTAGGGTGGAGTATGAAACCTATTCCTTTTGAATACTATGAGCTCCATAaatcttgggacaaagacatagtTTTGCAATAGTTTTTGTGGTGAGATTTTCAATTAATATGGTTACACAATaaaccatttgaaagcattaaaactcataGTTCCATCCAAATTATTTCACGatggcaccagaggcttaataaactACAATACCTCTGGTAACCACCTGTGGACAGGAGTtactgacacatccatgcctgcctcctaTGTATGTAATCTATGGTAGAGGTCCTCCTTGGCCTACAAAGCCCTTTGTGATTATTGAGCTCACCAGTACTCTCTTCTTAATGGTGGTCCAAATGGTAGTTTGTGTTTGGCCTATGTTTCTGactctttcttttcttatttcataatggtttccttgactttcactggcacaactctggccctatgttgacaaatgccaataacagattccaaagGCAACCAAAAACATAGAATCAAGACTAAATACTGAAAGCTCACCAAGGAAGCAATGGAAAACACCTGAACTGTCATAAACACCTGTATGAAGATATTCTAAAATATCCCTAACTGATGACTTCTTGAGCTGAACTGGCATTAAAGTAATACAAATCTACTATGCAGCTCACTTAGTTTCAAAaagatattaaatattaatacctTTGTGTGAATTTATGACCCATAGAAATCCAttctttttctattaaaaccttcagatgagagagaaagaatggcATGTTAAATTCAAGCATTCAAGTGAACAGGTGAATACAATCGTTAATAGTTTTACACATCCATGTGCTAAATGTCAGTCCCATTATCACAAAAACATGTTAGTCTgcttttaataaaatgaaaaattcaacACAATTTGTCCAATTTACACATTAATGTGGTACGAATCAAACCAAATATAGTTTATATCTTTTTATAGCTTATGAATTGTATCTTTTTGCAATTCTGTCATGCTCAGTAAAACAAATTTTACGGATAAGTAGTGGGACATCTCGTCAAAATAAGTTACGGGGAGACAAGGTGGGGTACGACTGGGTAGTGGGTACACTCTTTgcttatatttgtatatatgtatCTTCAATCATACTGATTGCTTTTGAAGGATAATAACAATCAGCTGGACACTAAACCTGAACACTGATGCACATTTAACGTTTTATATTAAAACCAGAGCAGAGGTCTTCCCACTTTAATCATCAGGATTCATTTGTCTGAATGTTAACGAAGCCATCTTCTTTGGCTTTTTTTGTCTAATCATCTGcagatatacacacaatatattttgtacatttcagGTGAATTCTTCCTTGGAGAATTATATGCTACTTAAGAAAAACAGCTGTAAATCAAATTATTATGTTATCATAAATTATAGACATTTCACATATGTAACCTTTTTGAGGTTTCACATATCTATATGCTTTttacagtggcaggtttgaacACAAGGAGACTGCATCAAGGTTAGATCCAGCAATAACCTACTCATAGGTTGCATGCTTCAAACCCCACAGAAGTGACTACCATTACAGCCCTACCTATACTAAACCTAAAACTATAATCCTTAACCATTCTGATTCCTAATAATACTGCATTCTCCATTTTCCTCTTACACCTACTACAGCACAGAGGTTTATGAAGCAAGTTAATATACTGACTGTGACCCCGATAACTTCACTGCTGTTCATTGCCCAAACCTATACATTCACCCGAgtcactgtgtgtaatggtgtctGCAAAATGCCGAAAATGTAAACATCATCAGCATGTCCTACCATCAGGCCCTTGATGGTGTGGTAGTAGGGGTCCAGAAGAACGCCGGCCAGGGAGCAGACCTGGGCAGTTCGGTCCCAGCCGTCTGAGCAGTGCACCAGCACACTGGCCTTCTCGTCCACCAAGGCCTGTCAGAGACAGCAGGACAGCCTCAAAATCAGCCCCCCTTACATCCCTACCAGTGCTGACAATCCAAGCCAGGCATCAATACTGGTAAACCAGTGTTGTTTTTGGCAGTGGGAAAACAGCCTACAGTTCTGATGGCAATGTCTAGTTTGAAACAATTTACTTTGCCCAACGAGCTGATTAATTTGTATAATGAGGGAGCagctttgtttttaatttgggaTTTTTATTTTACGTGATGGGTAGAGTGAGAGCCGGTGTCTCACGCCAAAACCCTGTAGGCCATTTCATTCAACAACTTGTCAAATGCAACATGGCATTTTATctcaaaataattacacattagCTTTGAAACAAAAGCGTGGAACCATTACAGGATTCACTTGAACTTGCTGATGAGGCTACCGCAGAGTCAATTTAACAATATTCCAGTGAGCAAAAGCCAGGATTTAGATATCTAGAGAGGTAAAAATCTAGGTTGagatacattttaacattaaagAAGATTGAAATGTTTCACAATGGGCTTGACACATTCTCACCTAATAACGGGCAGACTATAATAACCTGCTGCATCTCCACAATAAATTCGCTCAATTAAATTAATCTCTTATGCTTTATAGTGACTGAACAAATCATTACGCAGTGGCCCAATTGAGGGAACATTTGAGTTACATGCTTTGGGGAGAACCATGTTTCACCTTGCACAAGTCATACACAAGATGATCATGAAGGCACTGACGGACTCCAGCAATATATTCTTTCAAAACAGTTCTTGTCAAAAAAAGTACTtgacacactcagtgaccactttattaggcagacctggacaccagcttgtcaatgcaaacatttaatcagccaatcacgtggcagcaaaaatgcataaaagcaggcagatgtggtcaagaggttcagctgttttccagaccaaatggggaggaaatgtgatctaagtgacttagactgtggaatgattgttggtttctTTGGATTTTACTCTCGCTAAAGTACGCCATATtaccaaattaaaaacaaataggaATCTATGCCAGACACGGGGCTCTGGCATTTCGTCAGTACGATACCTTGGCTAAGAAAACCCCTGCATCCATGACGGCTTTGATGTGCCGCAGCCAGCCCGAATTCTCCAGTCCCGTCAGGTAGTCGCTCATTGTTGGAGATTTCATTGCGCATACTAGGGTCCAaaatgtaggggggggggggggtcatttgtTAAGCAGTGCAATATACTGGCCAAACCCAGCAGTAATTACAAGCTAACAAACTCTCAACGGTTCGCAAGTTTGCTCGATATGCATTTAAACCGTTCCACTCATGCCAGAGAAATAAGTTACAACCTAACCAATTGGTAAATGATTTGTCTATACAGCTTGAGACACCAAGAAAGGGTGAGCTGTGTCTGCTGTTGTCATGTCAGCCCTGTCACCTTCCACCAGCTTCTGCAGGCTGTTCCTCATCACGTGGATGTTCTCGATGCCCACAAACTGGAAGCGGATGTTGGAGTAATGATCTTCGTTTTCGTAGCCCTTCCCTGCAGCACGGTTTGCCATGGCGTTTAGCTGCTCAAGAAGGGAACAGCTGTGAGGCAGTGCTCCACTCCAAAAACCCTTGCATTAAAAATGTGTGCTACTGCAACAACtcgtatagtatagtatagtatttaGGTGAAATAACTAGttcattacagcagtgtttttgCAAACCAGTGACGCCGTTTCAATTATGTAGCAGACAATCCGTCTTTATACTAGTGTTAAAACTAACCTTTTTACTCACAAATTGCTCTGGGTTAGGCCTTGTGCTAAACATTTCAATGTAAATGATAGGCTACCTTTGGTCGGGTGTCCATCACATACATGAAGGAGCTCTTGGGGTTAGCCCTGCTGATGGCCTGAAGCATCTGTTCATCCTCCACACAGCGAGCGTTGAACCCGGACAAGGGCTGGCTGCATCTGCAGATTGCAGCCTGAAAGCCGGGGGAACAGTGAATTGCCTCAGAATCAGCTCTGATACATTACCCAGTAGCTTAATATTATACTGCCATCTCCCCTGGCACAGGACAACTGGATTTGACTGCTGACTATGTTCTTACACACTACACCACAGTCAAATAGATTTGTATTTTAGCAGGTAATGGCcttgctaaaaaataaaatgatcctGTCTGTGGGGCATGCTGCATGTTTATACATGAAGCTGCTTCATACCACAGATTTTAGGAGGGGTGGTGCAGCATAATAGTTAAAAGTAGCTTAGAGCTTGCAGGTTCAAATTCCAGTCGGAGCACTACCATTTCACCATTGAATAAGGGTTACAACAGGATAGATCAGTAAAAAAATGGACTTTACATAAATAGCCTCCAGCGGAGGATAGGCATGCCACTACAGCCGGGTTCCTCCAGAGATTGCTTCCCATCGGGGTGTTTTTTGAGGGTGTTTCTCCCCATAGGGGAGtggtttacctcatatgctatttgggggcttagggctaaTATGTTTTATTCCATTCTGTGTTACTTTGTAAACCCTCTtcgtgacagtcttctgtgaaaagcgctatacaaaaatgaactgaattgaaataaTGTAAGCTGTGtatgttgttctggataagGTCTGCGGAATGCCTGACTGTACTGCAGGAGGACCAACCACCAGAGGAAACAAAACCCCGTCATGTTAACAGGCCCGACTGCATAGTGATTTATCCTTGGCGTTACATCAAGAAATTAGTTCTAAAACGACTGGAGAGACATTCTGACTAAGCCACTTAActtacatttgtttgtttgtggaaGTAGGAGAGAATCGGAAAGCGTCCTCTGCTCCTGAACTTGGTGCTTCCCACTATCGTGGCCTTGCCTGCTGCCTTGGGCACAACCAGATCTGCGGGGTACGTGCTGCAGATCTGTAGGAGAAAACGGGTAGCTGGAATATCACTGTAACACTGGAGGGTTCCTGAGAGTACCACGGTCACCCTGGAGGGTTGCTGAGAGTACCATGGTCACCCTGGAGGGTTGCTGAACTGAAAGTACCATGAGAAAACAAGTTACAGAAGAGATTTGAATATATAACCCTGGAAATGGTGATAACAGGGCTCAGTTATGCCCTTCTGTCTAATCCTGAgagtattttgaaaatattttttttctttttaaattttgttgAAACCCATTAGTTCAATTGAACTGGGTGCATAGACGAAAACATACAAATATGTATGCATAACAAATATAGTAATTCATCAGTAATGCTTGACAATTGTAATAATTTAAGAAGCCtgatacacaaagacacagaaaaACAGTTACCCCATAATTCTTGTTGAGATCAGTCAACTCCCATAAGTCATTGGGCAACCCCAttcttttgaattccattttcAGGTCCACAGCAGTCCATCCAACTCTTCGGTCATTTTCATCTTGTTTAGGGTTGTAAAGAAAAGCGTACAGCTCTTCTTCTTTAGCTATTGAAAGAAGAATTCAGACTTACAGATGAATAGTAGTTCAACAGTAAGCATAACATACTCATGGTCACACACGCAAGCAAGTGATGCTTGTTCTTTGCTCTTCTTGATTTCATTGATTCAAACTTGTCATCAATGGACAATCCCACAAGCTATGGGGAACAGCAACAATACCTGGCTGGGAGAGTTTCAGCAAGGACTGGGAAACCTCTTGACAATCTCTCTCACGGGGAAGAACAAAGTGGGCAACGCGGAAGTTCTTGCAGTGGATAAGAAGTGGGCATCCAGTGGTGGTTAAGGGTAGCTTCTCTACCGTGGCAATGTGATGGTGCAGAATCTATCCAGTAGGAATGACAAGAACTACATAAATCTGGGATGTTCATAGTTACAGCTTCCTGAAAATCCAATTAACCTGTAAACTCATTTAGAGTCAGACCCCCATATCTACATATTAGGCATACTCTATTGTATTGTAGAGTAAACAGCTTTTCAAAACCCGCAATAAATGTACTTATTTAGTTGTTGCAAACAGTGGGGGGTATTATGGAGGCTAAATGCAATAATTGCATGCACAGAGAGTGCACACAAATATATCTGCATGAATAAAAGGTAAAAAGGAAATACTATTTGCATTAAATTCTTACCCAGGTCTCCTTGCGTACATTTGCGGTCGTCTCCACATAGATCAGATGTGTCGCTGTCAGATAAAGTGTGCCCACTGCTGGCTTCTTAGAGGTGTATCTGTCCAATAACTTTACTTGTTCTACCTGACATGTTCAAAACAAATGCAGAACAGttcgcacacagttcacgacaAACTGCGTTCAAGCACATTTCTTGTACAAGTATATATTTGTTTCATTGCCTACATCTCCATAATGTATCATTTCCAAAATGCCTAAAAGAAAACGACACACGAGCATTTCAGGAAACCAAGCTGAAGTTCCTGCTACTCTGCTGACTTGCACTAATGTGAAAAGCAATCTCATATCCTGGTCTGCAGAACATCGCAGTCTATTCGGTTAAATACTAAAGTGCTCATCTAGAATACCTAAATCAAGAGAATCGTGAGAATATCAAATGACCCGCAAGCTAATTGAGGAGTCTCGTTCGGTGATAAACACAGACCAATACAATGTGAAAATGACCTATGCATCGAACAATCTATTTAGGTCGAACTACGAACTACGTTTGTAAGCAGATCACGAGAAGGTTCATAGAAAACATATCTAAATTAAACAGGGTGTAATGCTGGGATTGTGAGATATTCTAGAAATCTAAAGttccaataaatatatttatttttcaatgcaaTCCCTGATTGACACTGATTTTATATACAATTATACTGCAATAAAAAACAGATTGTTAACATAATAAATTGAAAGTTTAGTCCAAATTGAAGACTCACGTTTATGATTTTgagccagcttgaccagcaaGTGGGTAAACTAACTGTTCGAGGACACTTGGGGTAAGTTAGGCTATTACGGTTCACAGACTAATGTTCCAGCAATCAAGGAAGCTCCAAACAGCCAGCTTCATGTTAACTGTCATCTCTGTGTTAGTCACATGTCCAATTTACTAGCTGATGTTTTAGTCAGTTAGCTAACTTGCTGTGCCAAGTCTCGCTACCCACTAAAGTTAGCTGGCATCAATCATGTACTCAGCGCTCGCTAGCTGTCCAGCTGCATATAACCAGCTAGCAAGATAGCAACACGGAAAAGGGTTCcgttaacattagctagcgaGATTCATACCTTTGGCGTTGTAATGTGCTCCATGACAAGACAATGGTATACGGAAATCCTTGTTCTTGGCGCAGGAGAATTGATCTATGAATTATGTGATTATTGCTCCAAATCTATTACTTTATATTGCCTCCTACTATGGTCTACAGGAAATCGTCCTCCACATTTCACCATATTTCTCATGTATTATCGTAGTCATCTGATCAAAGGAACCCAACTAACGCGAGAGCAAGGTCCGTGATCTGACAGTGTTAAACGCACAAATTATTCTATGTTCCAAAACCAATTTAGTCTCAAATAAAATCCGCATCGTCAGTACATCGCCATAGAAGTAATCACGATACTATCTGGCCATCTAAATGTATAGCGGTAGTAACATATCATCTAAATGTCTAGCTATAGTAACATATCATCTTATGTTACAAATGTCTCTTGAAAGAGCCTAAAGTTACCATTGTCATTATACCAGCAATATCTTGCGTCAACATATCGATTCAAAATACAAAGGTAGTCCAACACATAAAGTGCAATTGCCAGGATAAGCATTTTTATCTACTTGCAGCTCTATATGATAATttgaaataagtattttatttttgaacgtATTATAGGCTACTTTCTATTTTATATGCTACGTTTCTATAAGTGTGTTAGGCAACAAAATATTAGTTTGGATTGCGCTGACACAACACCTACTGTGTTGTATGCTTACGGATACGTTTACAGTCTATCCAATATACAGCTAAAAGTTTAACACCGATGATTGTAGCCTGTGTAGTTTCTGGTCCACTCGCTAGATGTCTCCATTCAACTAATTTCTATCACATCAATCCCAACACATGTGCTGACTCGTGCACACACGTAGGCCATTAGTAGCCTGGATTATGTGGATATTGAAGACCTTTCTTGCCCTGTTTTCATAAGtactattttacttttaaagttTCGTTATTTATCTTGGTCTGTAGGAGAAGAACGCGTATAATGTAACAAGATGGATGCCCGTTTTAAGTCGCCCAGGCTACAAATTTAGCCTAATGCTTTAATTTGCATCAAGGGCTAAAATCTCCCGACTAATGGTCTTGGCATTGTCATGTAATTGGCTAATTGTTGTGACTATTGACACTAGGCTTATCATCTGTATTGACATGTAGGCTATCATGCTGGCTTCGGCATTATTCGTCTGCATTTCTTGGGTGTGATAGAATTTTGCATAGTATTTTAGTAAATGCCCCCTTCTTGATTTCCTCTATAATTACGTAGCCTATGAACTTTATGTACAAAGTGAAactgaataaacacaaaccccattaaaataatttaatttatctaatgaaaaaagttcaagcacccatatcacccatgtgaaaaagtaactCAACCATTTAATCAAATGTAATTGATAATCTGATTCAGTTGATTGAATGCAGCCAGGCTTGACTGCAGCCAGCCCTGAACCTCACTCATACCAAACCTTATCAGAGAGAAGTAGTCAAAGATCCCAGAACAACATTGTAAGAACTGCAGACTGCTCAAACCTCAGGTCAGTGTTGGTAGAGAAATGTATGTTTAATCCTTGTATATTCATCAATGTCTACCTGTAAGTATGTTGTATACCATGGAAGTAAATATGCACAATTGCAGtgcaacattttaatttatattcCATTTGCTGTTGAGGTGCACTATTTTCTTAAAGGAGcaggccattttattttctttactttcACACCTCTCCCAAATCTAGGGAGATTTAATTAATCTTCCCAACCTGGAATCATTGAGGCATGTGGGTGTGAAGatagcagaaccacatcattaAAGCATAGAAATCCAAGTCTTTGAGACTAAGACCAATTCCAAACAAACCAGCACCAAACACTTGAAATTCCACTCCTCAAGAGCATGGCCCATTTAGCCCAGAAAATAGCCTCTATTGAACTACTAGAACTAAATGCTTGCAATTTAAGAATGCAAGCACTGACTCTTTTGTAATTACCATGGGCTATTAAATTACTTAGGAAACCATGCTGAAACTGTGattaaatgaggaaaaaaaggcTTCCATCGTGTCTGTAATCAAGTTGTTATTGATAGGTGAAACTAATACACCCATACACAAATCTTAACATGTATGATTTAGGCATACCCTTAACCATTTTCAATCTCAGTCAAATGGTGCAGATTTAAAACATCTATTATCCTAATAAGCAAAATATGGAGATATACATTGCTTATTAGAATTAATATAAACAAGTAATGCACATtgacacattgtttttttaatagtaTTTAAATGAGCActgaaaacagtgaaaatgtatcattttacaaaaatgttataaaaCATTAAGCACTCCTTTTTCAGAAGCAACACTAATCTAAAGTACTTGCTAAACAGAAGTGGCCATTCaatatgaatatgcatttttccTGCACATCTATGGATAATATATTACATGCAAAAATATCCCTTTTAAGAAATACAATCCAAAACATTAGCAATTCtgtaaaacataattaaaaaggCACATCGTGTTAGGAGTATAATATTCTAATCTTATAAACATTGTTTAACGTGATCTCATTGTATAAAAGAATCCCCATGGCGGTCCTTGTGAAGATCAGGAAGTTGAAAAGTCACTGAGCGCCAAACATGCATCCAATGGACCGCCATCTTTCACGTCTGGAACGCTCATATCCAATCTCTGTAGGGTTCTCAACTCTGGGCCTCTTCCCTCGCATGACCCTAATGTGGATGACAAACCACTCTGTAGCGGTCCCAGATCAATCGCTGCAAGAGTCTGACAGAGGGCTCATATGTTCACCCCTGTGTACAGCTGTTCAGTGTGCATGGGGGCCTGTTGGAAGGCATGGGCCGGCTGCTGGCTGTAGGTAGACCGGGTGTCTAAGAAGGCTTGAGTCATCATCATGCTGTGCTCTGGGGGAATCCCATAGTTCAGGTAGGGCTGGAAGAAGGGGCCATGGGGTTGCGCAGCGGGTATGTACTGTTGGGCCTGTGGGCCCGCAATCGGGTACCCGCCCCCCGCTGGCCCGTACATGTTAACAGTAACCTCCGTACCAGGGGTGCAAATGTTCTGCTGCCGGGCGGTCACGGTGGACCTCCCTGCAGAACTTGAGCTGGCGCTGGAATGGCGGGAGGGTGTCATTCCGTCTGAGGAGGGGCCGCTGGACTCGAGCAGACGGCTCTGGGCTGGCACCGATCCACCCTGACGGTCCCTGGGCTTGGGTTTCAGGCAGTGGCAGCAACAAATGGCGAAGACCGATCCAACCACCACGAAGGACACAAAGGCACTTGCGACAATCAGGAACGGCAAGTATGTGGGTACTGTAGAAAGGCAAATGGGAACAATTAAAGTTTGAAAACGTTTTAGCCTGTTCCCATAATGAAACTGTTAGGTGGTTTGACCAGTTCTGCAAAATGTGAACCCCACCATACTCCCA contains:
- the mtmr8 gene encoding myotubularin-related protein 8, yielding MEHITTPKVEQVKLLDRYTSKKPAVGTLYLTATHLIYVETTANVRKETWILHHHIATVEKLPLTTTGCPLLIHCKNFRVAHFVLPRERDCQEVSQSLLKLSQPAKEEELYAFLYNPKQDENDRRVGWTAVDLKMEFKRMGLPNDLWELTDLNKNYGICSTYPADLVVPKAAGKATIVGSTKFRSRGRFPILSYFHKQTNAAICRCSQPLSGFNARCVEDEQMLQAISRANPKSSFMYVMDTRPKLNAMANRAAGKGYENEDHYSNIRFQFVGIENIHVMRNSLQKLVEVCAMKSPTMSDYLTGLENSGWLRHIKAVMDAGVFLAKALVDEKASVLVHCSDGWDRTAQVCSLAGVLLDPYYHTIKGLMVLIEKEWISMGHKFTQRCGHLEGDPKEVSPVFTQFIECLWHLMEQYPCAFEFNEKYLIEIHDHVYSCQFGNFIGNCQKERVELRLDERTYSVWPFLLEKREEFRNPLYKGPLKVAMLRPNTLPFNFKLWCAMYNRFDKGMHPKQSILDHLLTLTRQKAEEEEKVMELQKKLAAIDGVLANEVHLCEASASAKQPTAVPPTTHSSSVCERELTAHLTNGTSEDTNPITGSANGKEQDELSGLESSLTVTNGKALTMEIPESQMVEAESPTRSTVEE
- the shisa2a gene encoding shisa family member 2a; the encoded protein is MAICFVVCFLYLLVSALQPECVDSTGEYCHGWADAYNVWHTGFQCPELYDGEDSRYCCGTCTLRYCCTAAEARLDQSSCDNDNFFEFEKDGKTEPEPPQVPTYLPFLIVASAFVSFVVVGSVFAICCCHCLKPKPRDRQGGSVPAQSRLLESSGPSSDGMTPSRHSSASSSSAGRSTVTARQQNICTPGTEVTVNMYGPAGGGYPIAGPQAQQYIPAAQPHGPFFQPYLNYGIPPEHSMMMTQAFLDTRSTYSQQPAHAFQQAPMHTEQLYTGVNI